Proteins encoded together in one Chryseobacterium taklimakanense window:
- the lipB gene encoding lipoyl(octanoyl) transferase LipB: MLITQNKTLEFRDLGLMDYLPAFEYQENLMKSIIDLKLKNRDRTDGIYEETPNYFLFVEHPHVYTLGKSGDEHNMLANEEKLKQISATFVKTNRGGDITYHGFGQIVGYPILDLDNFKSDIHLYMRNLEEVIIRVIAEYGLKGERSEGETGVWLDVGKPYARKICAMGVKTSKWVTMHGFALNVNTDLRYFEYIIPCGIKDKSVTSLARELERKFTETEVLEVKEKIKEHFKEVFGAEFV, encoded by the coding sequence ATGTTAATTACCCAAAATAAAACTTTAGAATTCCGCGACCTGGGTTTGATGGATTATCTCCCTGCCTTTGAATATCAGGAAAATCTGATGAAATCCATCATCGATTTAAAACTGAAAAACCGCGACCGCACCGACGGAATTTATGAGGAAACACCGAATTATTTTTTGTTTGTAGAGCATCCGCACGTTTATACCTTAGGTAAATCCGGCGATGAACATAACATGCTCGCCAACGAGGAAAAACTCAAACAGATCAGCGCAACTTTTGTAAAAACGAACCGCGGCGGCGACATCACCTATCACGGTTTTGGCCAGATTGTGGGCTATCCGATTCTGGATCTGGATAATTTTAAATCGGACATTCATCTTTACATGCGCAATTTGGAGGAGGTGATCATCCGCGTGATTGCCGAATACGGGCTGAAAGGCGAACGCAGCGAAGGCGAAACCGGCGTTTGGCTGGATGTGGGAAAACCTTATGCACGAAAAATCTGCGCCATGGGCGTAAAAACATCAAAATGGGTAACCATGCACGGTTTTGCCCTGAATGTGAATACAGATTTACGTTATTTTGAATACATTATTCCCTGCGGAATTAAGGATAAATCGGTGACATCTTTAGCAAGAGAACTTGAAAGAAAATTTACTGAAACAGAAGTTTTAGAAGTAAAAGAAAAAATCAAAGAGCACTTTAAGGAAGTGTTTGGGGCTGAGTTTGTGTAG
- a CDS encoding aminoglycoside 6-adenylyltransferase, translating into MKKSAEEIKTMILNFAQLNSSIRAVYLEGSRVNPNFPPDEFQDYDVVFVVQDFENFITNDSWTNIFGEKIIEQQPETFSFGDKLDNFFSYLIIYKEGFRIDFSIIPIEKRTDFNDSLREIWLDKDGLYTNTPASSDQDYWVIKPNEKWFQEVCNEFWWVSTYVAKGLARNEIPYAIKHQEEILRPMLMQMLDWKIGIEQDFQVSTGKSGKFYPKYLSEEYYQKFLKTYSDSEKENIWKSLSIMIEIFSETAKNIAETLNFNYNLAEESNILKYLKEIRQKATQTQPQTLP; encoded by the coding sequence ATGAAAAAATCGGCAGAAGAAATTAAAACCATGATTTTGAATTTTGCTCAATTAAATTCGAGCATCAGGGCGGTTTATCTGGAAGGTTCACGGGTAAATCCAAACTTTCCTCCCGATGAATTTCAGGATTATGATGTGGTTTTTGTAGTACAGGATTTCGAAAATTTCATAACAAATGATTCATGGACCAATATTTTTGGTGAAAAAATCATCGAGCAACAACCCGAAACATTTTCTTTTGGTGATAAACTGGATAATTTTTTCAGTTATCTTATTATTTATAAAGAAGGTTTTAGAATTGATTTTTCTATCATTCCGATTGAGAAAAGGACTGATTTTAATGACAGTTTAAGGGAAATTTGGCTCGATAAAGATGGACTTTACACCAATACACCTGCAAGTTCAGATCAGGATTATTGGGTGATAAAGCCGAACGAGAAGTGGTTTCAGGAGGTTTGCAATGAATTTTGGTGGGTTTCAACTTATGTCGCAAAAGGTTTGGCGAGAAACGAAATTCCGTATGCTATAAAACATCAGGAGGAAATTCTCCGCCCAATGTTGATGCAAATGCTCGACTGGAAGATAGGTATTGAACAAGATTTTCAGGTTTCTACTGGGAAATCGGGCAAGTTTTATCCCAAGTATTTGAGTGAAGAATATTATCAAAAATTCTTAAAAACCTATTCTGATTCTGAAAAAGAAAATATTTGGAAATCTCTGTCTATAATGATTGAAATTTTTTCCGAAACTGCAAAAAATATTGCTGAAACATTAAATTTTAATTACAACTTGGCAGAAGAATCCAATATTTTAAAATACTTAAAAGAAATACGACAAAAAGCTACACAAACTCAGCCCCAAACACTTCCTTAA